CCGCATGAGCAAGGACCGGGTGGCGGACCGGATCCTGGGCCTGGTGGCCAAGCTCCGCCGGGGAAGCCAGAAGCCCTCCTGGGAACCCGAGGCCGAACGGCCCGAGTTCTGGGAGGAGGGCTGATCCAACCAACCAGAAACCAACAACCAACAACCGAGAACCGATATCATGAAACTTTGTGTCATCGGAACCGGATACGTGGGGCTCGTCACGGGCACCTGCTTTGCCGAGATGGGCAACGACGTGGTGTGCGTGGACATCGACGAGGAGAAGATCGAGAGGCTTCGGCGCAAAGAGGTCCCGATCTTCGAGCCGGGGCTCCAGGAGTTGCTCGAGCGCAACGTGGACGAGGGGCGGCTCACCTTCACCACCGACCTGGCCGAGGGCGTGGAGCGCAGCCTCCTGTTGTTCATCGCGGTGGGCACGCCCGAGGGCGAGGACGGCTCGGCCGACCTCCAGCACGTGCTGGCGGTGGCCCGGTCCGTCGGGCAGGTGATGGAGGCCTACCGGATCGTGGTGATCAAGTCCACCGTGCCGGTGGGCACGGCCGAGAAGGTGCGCGACGCCATCCGGACCGAGCTCGACGCCCGGGGGCTCGACGACCTGGAGTTCGACGTGGTCTCGAACCCCGAGTTCCTCAAGGAGGGCAACGCGGTCCAGGACTGCCTCAAGCCCGACCGGATCATCGTGGGCACCGACAACGTGCGCACGGCCGAGATCCTCAAGGAGCTCTACGCCCCGTTCACCCGCACCAACCACCCGATCCTCGTCATGGACATCCGGTCGGCCGAGATGACCAAGTACGCATCCAACGCCATGCTGGCCACCAAGATCTCGTTCATCAACGAGATCGCCAACATCTGCGAGCGGGTCGGGGCCGACGTGGCCGCGGTTCGGCTGGGCATGGGCGCCGACTCCCGCATCGGGTACCAGTTCCTGTTCCCCGGCGTGGGCTACGGCGGGTCGTGCTTTCCCAAGGACGTGAAGGCCCTGATCCAGACCGCCAAGAAGGCGGGCTACGACGCACGGGTGCTCGAGGCCGTGGACTCGGTGAACGCCCGGCAGAAGCACGTGCTGGCCGACAAGATCCTGGACTGGTTCCGGGCCGAGGGCATCGACCCGGCCGGGGCCACGGTGGCCGTGTGGGGCCTTTCGTTCAAGCCCAACACCGACGACATGCGCGAGGCCCCCAGCCTCACCGTGATCGGCCGGCTCAGGGAGGCCGGCTGCCGCATCCGGGCCTACGACCCGGTGGCCGAGGGGAGCGCCCGCCGGATCCTGGGTGAGGACGGCATCGCCTACTGCGCCAGCAACTACGAGGCCGTGGAGGGGGCGGACTGCCTGGCCGTGTGCACCGAGTGGGGCGCGTTCCGCCGGCCCGACTTCGAGCGGGTGAAGGGGCTGATGCGCCGACCGGCCGTGTTCGACGGCCGCAACATCTACGAGCCGGCCAAGATGAAGAAGATGGGGTTCGCGTACTTCGGGATCGGGAGGCAGGGAGGCTAGAGCATGCCCCCCTCACCTCTCCCCGCGGCGGTGATCTCGAAGCGCCCGGAGGGCCTTCTCGACCTCGGCCCGCCGGGCGCCCGGCGGCAGGTCCTCCAGGGCCTGGCGGTAGTGGCGGACGGCCAAAGCGATCCGCCCCGCGGACCGGTAGTAGTCCCCCAGCAAGGCGTGCCCCTCCCCCGGCCGG
This is a stretch of genomic DNA from Deferrisoma camini S3R1. It encodes these proteins:
- a CDS encoding UDP-glucose dehydrogenase family protein; protein product: MKLCVIGTGYVGLVTGTCFAEMGNDVVCVDIDEEKIERLRRKEVPIFEPGLQELLERNVDEGRLTFTTDLAEGVERSLLLFIAVGTPEGEDGSADLQHVLAVARSVGQVMEAYRIVVIKSTVPVGTAEKVRDAIRTELDARGLDDLEFDVVSNPEFLKEGNAVQDCLKPDRIIVGTDNVRTAEILKELYAPFTRTNHPILVMDIRSAEMTKYASNAMLATKISFINEIANICERVGADVAAVRLGMGADSRIGYQFLFPGVGYGGSCFPKDVKALIQTAKKAGYDARVLEAVDSVNARQKHVLADKILDWFRAEGIDPAGATVAVWGLSFKPNTDDMREAPSLTVIGRLREAGCRIRAYDPVAEGSARRILGEDGIAYCASNYEAVEGADCLAVCTEWGAFRRPDFERVKGLMRRPAVFDGRNIYEPAKMKKMGFAYFGIGRQGG